A single genomic interval of Aureliella helgolandensis harbors:
- a CDS encoding SCO family protein, translated as MKLGLKQFMNAKHCFLNVARSQATALRRAQCGSLAKTVGTTAQWLCLGSVLCLMLTGCNRSGPANGQAGVAYTEDEEGNLVPVDETSSSSAGTAAPKSLASQQPAGAEEEWLSKFELIERSGKLVSSDSLKGEPYVASFFFSTCPSICLRQNDKVQQLQERFQGQPVKFVSISCDPEVDRPAVLSQYADKFNADKEQWLFLTGDMGYITRVGGEMFGLSVMRRFHAEKFILVDAEGNNVNYYTWTEPGQWQALIEDLEKLIAAGGTFPEEAPSEE; from the coding sequence ATGAAACTAGGACTGAAGCAATTCATGAACGCGAAGCATTGTTTTCTGAACGTCGCTCGCTCGCAGGCCACTGCCCTTCGTCGAGCGCAATGTGGGTCTTTAGCAAAGACCGTTGGTACCACGGCCCAGTGGCTGTGTTTGGGCTCTGTTTTGTGCCTCATGCTGACCGGATGCAATCGATCCGGTCCGGCTAATGGGCAGGCAGGGGTAGCCTACACCGAGGACGAAGAAGGCAATTTGGTACCGGTCGACGAGACTTCGAGTTCCAGTGCGGGGACGGCCGCACCGAAGTCGCTTGCTAGTCAGCAGCCCGCTGGTGCTGAAGAGGAATGGTTGAGTAAGTTCGAGTTGATCGAGCGGTCTGGCAAGCTGGTAAGCAGTGACTCGCTGAAGGGCGAGCCCTACGTGGCGAGTTTCTTCTTCTCGACCTGTCCTTCAATTTGCTTGCGGCAGAACGATAAGGTGCAGCAATTGCAAGAACGATTTCAGGGGCAGCCCGTTAAATTCGTGAGCATTTCCTGTGATCCAGAAGTCGACCGCCCAGCCGTGCTGTCGCAATATGCTGACAAGTTCAACGCGGATAAGGAGCAGTGGTTATTCCTAACGGGAGACATGGGATACATCACTCGCGTTGGTGGAGAGATGTTTGGATTGTCTGTCATGCGCCGTTTTCATGCGGAGAAGTTTATTTTGGTCGATGCCGAGGGCAACAATGTGAACTACTACACTTGGACGGAACCGGGGCAGTGGCAAGCCTTGATTGAGGACTTGGAAAAGCTCATCGCTGCCGGCGGGACTTTCCCAGAAGAGGCTCCATCCGAAGAGTAG
- a CDS encoding outer membrane protein assembly factor BamB family protein — translation MSMQPSVRTTLLVILIAFGLVLERTRLVLGQQIEFVDPPAIHTAAEQLLMEQVQQLSTAGEFDEALVSLEKLLDQAGDALVLAGESQRAGTQVTRRFVPMREWVAEQTQTLLMSWPERRPQYQATVDGLAMSVYEQQRLLKDPEAVRRAADRYSASKLGGKLNLLLADIYLEYGWGIAAVQAIQRAEPDLRFDLMGLPKAPAVEYQPTGTLGWPLVWSQSAGSPAAQSLLQDWGNQDRILDTAAADRSLLPEAMHRLISAVQVDPASFDAQGVHQWASVAVRYLPPAIGETVQPALTDLGDRLNAAQRPDLVDASVTFAMNRQRAVSAVTASDAGDWPVWSQALARYSTSNDRTIASRPRAGEQELGALCYHPAVYDGKVFVNELTRIVAYDAATGRAWPEVESNVLPLFDSQVATAAYLPLGYPFVGVPRGTLSIEEGCLYARMGSPVTGWSRQQAWNDGNSRSYLVGLDLSQQGSMLQGFPLRLSEDRFPGAEFEGAPLIWGELLLVAIAQRDNVGVRRSVAAFERLGGGLVWHSKVLASDVVHASEDANIIANQLLTMSGGRLYYGTNMGAIVCLDPLHGEIIWQTQYARPDMSRRDYPRPDRFRYRDLAPCMVEGGVLYCAPQDCAEIFALDVTTGDLVWSTDDQQVADVVHLLGVYGDNLLVSGDRLVWIDRLSGRVLGRFPGATTPGVSNALPSPRGLGRGVLAGGEVWFPVAGEILVFSAQLAPEHNALATGTPRLLRRVPIGTRGREGGNLLVESGRLFYASPSRLLMFE, via the coding sequence ATGTCCATGCAGCCCAGCGTACGAACAACTCTACTCGTCATCCTGATAGCCTTTGGGCTGGTTCTCGAGCGGACCAGGCTGGTGTTAGGCCAGCAGATTGAGTTCGTGGACCCGCCAGCCATTCATACTGCGGCTGAGCAATTGCTGATGGAGCAGGTGCAGCAGTTGTCGACGGCTGGGGAATTTGATGAGGCGTTGGTCAGCTTAGAGAAGTTGTTGGATCAAGCGGGCGACGCGTTGGTTCTAGCGGGCGAATCGCAGCGAGCCGGGACGCAGGTTACCCGCCGTTTTGTGCCGATGCGGGAATGGGTGGCCGAGCAGACTCAAACGCTGTTGATGAGTTGGCCCGAGCGTCGTCCGCAGTATCAGGCTACCGTCGATGGCTTAGCAATGAGCGTCTATGAGCAGCAGCGACTCCTCAAAGATCCGGAGGCCGTGCGCCGCGCCGCGGATCGATATTCGGCATCCAAGCTTGGAGGGAAGCTGAATTTGCTCTTGGCTGACATCTACTTGGAATATGGATGGGGAATCGCTGCGGTGCAGGCGATACAGCGGGCTGAGCCTGATTTGCGATTCGATTTGATGGGCTTGCCGAAAGCTCCGGCCGTAGAGTATCAGCCAACAGGTACTCTGGGGTGGCCCTTGGTCTGGTCGCAAAGTGCTGGCAGCCCGGCCGCTCAAAGTTTGCTGCAGGATTGGGGGAACCAAGATCGCATACTCGATACTGCCGCTGCAGATCGTTCGCTGTTGCCTGAAGCCATGCACCGCTTGATATCCGCGGTTCAAGTGGATCCCGCCAGCTTCGACGCGCAGGGAGTGCATCAGTGGGCAAGCGTGGCAGTGAGGTACTTGCCACCGGCAATCGGGGAAACGGTACAACCAGCGTTGACCGATTTAGGGGACCGGCTCAATGCCGCCCAGCGTCCAGATCTTGTGGATGCATCAGTGACGTTCGCGATGAATCGTCAACGTGCCGTCTCAGCTGTTACCGCCTCGGATGCGGGCGATTGGCCGGTATGGAGCCAGGCGTTGGCTCGGTATTCAACGAGCAATGATCGCACGATTGCCAGTCGGCCCCGCGCCGGGGAGCAGGAACTGGGAGCATTGTGCTACCATCCGGCGGTCTACGACGGCAAAGTCTTCGTGAACGAGTTGACACGGATTGTCGCCTACGATGCTGCAACGGGACGGGCCTGGCCAGAGGTGGAGTCGAACGTCCTCCCCCTTTTCGATAGTCAAGTTGCTACCGCAGCCTACTTGCCCTTGGGGTATCCCTTTGTCGGTGTACCACGCGGAACGCTCTCGATTGAAGAGGGCTGCCTGTATGCGAGGATGGGAAGCCCGGTCACGGGCTGGTCGAGGCAGCAAGCATGGAATGATGGCAATTCTCGCAGCTATTTGGTTGGGCTGGACCTGTCCCAGCAAGGAAGCATGCTGCAAGGTTTTCCACTCCGGCTCAGTGAAGACAGGTTTCCTGGCGCGGAGTTCGAGGGGGCGCCCTTGATTTGGGGCGAGTTGTTGCTCGTGGCAATCGCACAGCGCGATAATGTTGGGGTCCGTCGCAGCGTGGCAGCGTTCGAGAGACTGGGGGGCGGTTTGGTATGGCATTCGAAGGTGTTGGCGAGTGATGTTGTGCATGCGAGTGAAGATGCGAATATCATCGCCAATCAATTGCTGACCATGTCGGGTGGACGTCTGTACTACGGCACCAACATGGGGGCGATTGTTTGTCTCGATCCCCTGCACGGTGAAATAATATGGCAGACGCAGTACGCGCGGCCGGATATGAGTCGCCGAGACTATCCTCGCCCCGATCGCTTTCGCTACCGCGACCTTGCACCTTGCATGGTTGAAGGTGGGGTGTTGTATTGTGCGCCACAAGATTGCGCTGAAATCTTTGCACTGGATGTGACGACCGGAGATTTGGTGTGGTCCACCGATGATCAGCAGGTCGCTGACGTAGTCCATCTTCTGGGAGTTTATGGCGACAACTTGTTGGTTAGCGGCGATCGCCTCGTGTGGATTGATCGCTTGAGTGGCCGAGTGTTGGGACGTTTTCCAGGGGCGACGACCCCCGGGGTGTCCAATGCACTTCCAAGTCCGCGCGGACTTGGCCGTGGCGTGTTGGCGGGAGGCGAAGTGTGGTTTCCCGTCGCCGGGGAAATTCTGGTTTTCTCCGCCCAACTGGCTCCAGAACACAATGCGTTAGCCACAGGCACCCCTCGGCTTCTCCGTCGTGTTCCTATCGGGACACGCGGCCGCGAGGGCGGGAATTTGTTGGTCGAATCGGGGCGTTTGTTCTATGCCAGTCCCAGTCGTCTGTTGATGTTCGAGTAA
- a CDS encoding DUF420 domain-containing protein yields MIEWLPHVNVSLNSLATLLLIVGFVLIKQKRIEAHKRVMLATLVVSTLFLACYLVYHFNVPSKPFPTDPEVAPAGVRYFYLVLLASHILLAISVPFLALTTVYLGLKGHIERHRKLARWTWPIWLYVSVTGVIVYLMLYQIYVPREVVG; encoded by the coding sequence GTGATTGAATGGTTACCGCACGTCAATGTCTCGCTCAACAGTTTGGCTACCTTGCTGTTGATTGTGGGTTTTGTCTTGATTAAGCAGAAGCGGATTGAAGCGCACAAGCGGGTAATGTTGGCCACCTTGGTGGTCAGCACATTGTTCCTGGCTTGTTACTTGGTGTACCACTTCAACGTGCCGTCCAAGCCGTTTCCCACCGATCCGGAAGTTGCTCCGGCCGGGGTCCGCTATTTCTACTTAGTCCTGCTGGCCTCCCATATCCTGTTAGCGATCAGCGTTCCCTTTCTGGCCTTGACGACAGTTTACTTGGGCCTCAAGGGTCACATCGAGCGGCACCGCAAGCTTGCCAGATGGACCTGGCCAATCTGGCTGTACGTTTCGGTGACAGGTGTGATTGTCTATCTAATGCTGTACCAAATTTACGTGCCGCGTGAAGTAGTTGGTTAA
- a CDS encoding Gfo/Idh/MocA family protein produces MNRQLNRRTLLGAAAATGALWTFPSQSARAMANEEIRVGFISCGGRSGEHMRVFHNMPGVVVAALCDPDESQLAGKAKSFPKAKTYADLRDLLEDDDIDAVVIATCNHWHCLAAIWAMEAGKDVYVEKPLSHSQWEGEQTINAARKYNRICQVGTQQRSDPMQAEIKKFLHEEKGLGKIQSCRVNRYGVRQPIGKRATPLAIGKGVNYDLWLGPAQDQPIYRDKLQYDWHWDFNTGSGEMGNWGVHVLDDARNNVFLDKVSLPSRIMGGGGRVAWGDAGNTPNVHFVYFDTGEIPTVIGLSNLTAGGQSKKSPGHPGPGSGYIAYCEGGRYEGQRGRGAAFDNNGKLIREFKGNSGGTLHQENFIACVRSRDASQLNTDIEMGHYSTGWCNLANIAYRVGDTYSADAAGELSQEVPEWGALIDEMQTHVGSHSVAMNELKLSPMLEFNPEKGAFTGASAAQANALLKREYRAGYEVPAIS; encoded by the coding sequence ATGAATCGTCAGTTAAATCGTAGAACGCTGCTGGGGGCGGCTGCAGCCACGGGAGCCCTGTGGACCTTTCCCTCACAATCAGCCCGCGCAATGGCCAATGAAGAGATACGGGTCGGGTTCATCAGCTGTGGCGGTCGGTCGGGGGAACACATGCGGGTGTTCCACAATATGCCGGGTGTGGTGGTAGCGGCGCTTTGCGATCCCGATGAATCCCAGCTTGCCGGAAAAGCGAAGAGCTTTCCCAAGGCGAAGACCTACGCCGATTTGCGGGACTTGCTGGAGGATGATGATATCGATGCAGTCGTGATCGCAACCTGCAACCACTGGCACTGCTTGGCCGCTATTTGGGCGATGGAAGCGGGCAAGGATGTGTACGTGGAGAAGCCGCTGTCGCATTCCCAGTGGGAAGGTGAGCAAACCATTAACGCAGCGCGAAAATACAATCGGATTTGCCAGGTAGGTACGCAGCAGCGGTCCGATCCGATGCAGGCCGAAATCAAGAAGTTTCTGCACGAAGAGAAGGGGCTCGGCAAGATTCAGAGTTGCCGTGTGAACCGTTACGGCGTTCGCCAACCAATCGGAAAGCGAGCGACCCCGCTAGCGATCGGCAAGGGAGTTAACTACGACCTGTGGCTGGGGCCAGCTCAGGATCAGCCGATCTATCGTGACAAGTTGCAGTACGATTGGCACTGGGATTTCAATACCGGTTCTGGCGAGATGGGGAACTGGGGGGTGCATGTGTTGGACGACGCTCGGAATAACGTGTTCCTCGACAAGGTTAGTCTGCCAAGTCGGATTATGGGCGGTGGCGGAAGGGTTGCTTGGGGCGATGCGGGGAATACCCCGAATGTCCACTTTGTGTACTTCGATACCGGCGAGATTCCCACGGTCATCGGGCTGTCCAATTTGACCGCTGGGGGACAGTCGAAAAAGTCTCCTGGTCATCCAGGCCCTGGCAGCGGGTACATCGCGTATTGCGAGGGTGGACGGTACGAGGGCCAGCGCGGACGAGGTGCGGCTTTTGACAATAACGGCAAGTTGATTCGCGAATTCAAAGGCAATAGTGGTGGTACGCTGCACCAGGAGAACTTCATTGCCTGTGTTCGCAGCCGGGATGCGAGTCAGTTGAACACCGATATTGAGATGGGGCATTATTCAACAGGCTGGTGCAACCTAGCCAATATTGCCTATCGGGTCGGTGACACTTACTCCGCCGATGCGGCAGGAGAGCTGTCGCAAGAAGTACCAGAATGGGGTGCGCTGATCGATGAGATGCAGACGCATGTAGGCTCGCATTCAGTCGCCATGAATGAGCTCAAGTTGAGTCCGATGCTAGAGTTCAATCCCGAGAAGGGCGCTTTCACAGGTGCCAGTGCTGCTCAAGCAAACGCGTTGCTGAAACGCGAATACCGCGCTGGATACGAGGTCCCTGCAATTAGCTAA